The following are encoded in a window of Sminthopsis crassicaudata isolate SCR6 chromosome 3, ASM4859323v1, whole genome shotgun sequence genomic DNA:
- the ORMDL1 gene encoding ORM1-like protein 1 — translation MNVGVAHSEVNPNTRVMNSRGMWLTYALGVGLLHIVLLSIPFFSVPVAWTLTNIIHNLGMYVFLHAVKGTPFETPDQGKARLLTHWEQLDYGVQFTSSRKFFTISPIILYFLASFYTKYDPTHFILNTASLLSVLIPKMPQLHGVRIFGINKY, via the exons atgaatgttggagtTGCTCACAGTGAAGTAAATCCAAATACTAGGGTAATGAACAGTCGTGGGATGTGGCTGACATATGCACTAGGAGTTGGTTTGCTTCATATTGTCTTGCTGAGCATTCCCTTCTTCAGTGTTCCAGTTGCTTGGACCTTAACAAATATTATACATAATCTG GGAATGTATGTATTTTTACATGCAGTAAAAGGAACACCTTTTGAAACCCCTGATCAGGGTAAAGCCAGGCTGCTAACTCACTGGGAACAACTGGACTATGGAGTTCAATTTACTTCTTCACGGAAGTTCTTCACAATTTCTCCAATAATTCT ATATTTTCTGGCAAGTTTCTACACCAAGTATGATCCTACACACTTCATCTTAAACACAGCTTCTCTCCTGAGTGTGCTAATTCCCAAAATGCCACAACTGCACGGTGTTCGGATCTTTGGAATTAATAAGTATTAA